In one Capricornis sumatraensis isolate serow.1 chromosome 1, serow.2, whole genome shotgun sequence genomic region, the following are encoded:
- the ITPRIPL1 gene encoding inositol 1,4,5-trisphosphate receptor-interacting protein-like 1, which translates to MAVISLLFLAVMYVVHHPLLVSDRMDLDTLARSRQLEKRMSEEMRQLELEFEERKRAAEEKQKAENFWRGDTSGDQLVLGKKDRGWPFQVDGQEGPLGWMLGNLWNAGLFCIFLIFELLRQNMQHEPAFESSSDDEEEEVRVVPITSYNWLTDFPSREALESFHKHHVQNVTRDLPCTCEFVESFVDDLIEACRVLSRREAHPQLEDCLGIGAAFEKWGTLHETQKFDILVPLVPPQGTMFVLEMRDPALGRRCGCVLVESECVCKREKLLGDVLCLVHHHRDHSALVGKSNSSIKAALCTGSHLDVYKTVQWFRNMVGNAWALVAHKYDFKLSLPPSTTCCKLRLDYRSGRFLSIRLVLGVQREDTLVYLVSQAPNQEQVTSVDWPESFAACEHLFLKLVGRFAPENTCHLKCLQIILSLRDLQSLPQGASCPILTSYHFKTALMHLLLRLPLTDWQHDMLSQRLQDILWFLGRGLQQRSLHHFLIGNNFLPLTIPIPKTFRNAEPVNLFQHLVLNPMAHSQAVEEFHNLLAQVKALPCSSLAGAH; encoded by the coding sequence GAGGAAGCGAGCAGCGGAGGAGAAGCAGAAGGCAGAGAACTTCTGGAGAGGGGACACTTCTGGTGACCAGCTAGTGCTGGGGAAGAAGGACAGGGGGTGGCCGTTCCAGGTGGACGGCCAGGAGGGCCCCCTGGGCTGGATGCTAGGAAATCTGTGGAATGCTGGCctcttttgcatttttctcatttttgagcTCCTGCGACAGAACATGCAGCACGAGCCAGCCTTTGAGTCCAGCAGTGACGACGAGGAGGAGGAGGTCCGGGTGGTGCCCATCACCTCCTACAACTGGCTCACTGACTTCCCCTCCAGGGAGGCCCTGGAATCTTTCCACAAACACCACGTCCAGAATGTCACCCGGGACCTGCCCTGCACCTGCGAGTTTGTGGAGAGCTTTGTGGATGACCTCATTGAGGCCTGTAGGGTGCTCAGCCGCCGGGAGGCTCACCCACAGCTGGAGGACTGCCTGGGCATCGGGGCGGCTTTCGAGAAATGGGGAACCCTCCATGAGACCCAGAAGTTTGACATCCTGGTGCCCCTCGTCCCCCCACAGGGCACAATGTTTgtgctggagatgagggatccggcCCTCGGCCGCCGCTGTGGCTGCGTGCTGGTGGAGTCAGAATGCGTGTGCAAGCGCGAGAAGCTGCTGGGGGACGTGCTGTGCCTGGTGCACCACCACAGGGACCACTCGGCCCTCGTGGGTAAGTCTAACAGCTCCATCAAGGCGGCGCTCTGCACCGGCTCCCACCTGGACGTGTACAAGACTGTACAATGGTTCCGGAACATGGTGGGCAATGCCTGGGCCCTTGTGGCCCACAAGTATGACTTCAAGCTCAGCTTGCCACCGTCCACCACCTGCTGCAAGCTCAGGCTGGACTACCGCTCAGGCCGCTTCCTCTCCATCCGCCTGGTCCTGGGGGTGCAACGGGAAGACACCTTGGTCTACCTGGTGAGTCAGGCCCCCAACCAGGAACAGGTCACCAGTGTGGACTGGCCCGAGTCCTTTGCGGCCTGTGAACACCTGTTCCTAAAGCTGGTCGGGCGTTTTGCTCCCGAGAACACCTGTCACCTCAAGTGCCTCCAGATCATTTTGAGTCTCCGGGACCTTCAGAGTTTACCCCAGGGAGCGTCCTGCCCCATCCTCACCTCTTACCACTTCAAGACAGCCCTCATGCACTTGTTACTGCGGCTCCCCCTCACAGACTGGCAACACGACATGCTCTCCCAACGACTCCAGGACATCCTCTGGTTCCTGGGCCGAGGCCTCCAGCAGAGGTCTCTCCATCACTTCCTCATCGGCAACAACTTTCTGCCCCTGACCATCCCGATTCCCAAGACATTTCGGAATGCTGAGCCTGTCAATCTCTTCCAACACCTGGTGCTAAACCCCATGGCACATTCACAGGCAGTGGAAGAGTTCCACAACCTTCTGGCTCAGGTGAAAGCTCTGCCCTGTTCCTCGCTGGCCGGGGCACATTGA